In one Bacillus thuringiensis genomic region, the following are encoded:
- the pdaB gene encoding polysaccharide deacetylase family sporulation protein PdaB, producing the protein MFFFFITSKRNFKHISLIVILSLFTAWLLFLKTYSHESAFSTATGPKVIYKGDTAKKQVAFTFDISWGDKKAIPILDTLKEREIKNATFFLSAAWAERHPDIVERIMKDGHEIGSMGYNYTSYTSLETNEIRRDLLRAQDVFTKLGVKQVKLLRPPSGEFNKATLKIAESLGYTVVHWSNNSNDWKNPGVNNIVSTVSNNLKGGDIVLLHASDSALQTNRALPLLLQKIKSDGYEQISVSQLISNTSTKSEDVK; encoded by the coding sequence ATGTTTTTCTTTTTTATTACGAGTAAGAGAAATTTTAAACACATTAGCTTAATAGTGATACTGTCCTTATTTACAGCATGGCTACTCTTTTTAAAAACATATTCACATGAATCTGCTTTTTCAACTGCTACAGGCCCTAAAGTAATTTACAAAGGAGACACCGCTAAAAAGCAAGTTGCATTTACGTTTGATATTAGTTGGGGAGACAAAAAAGCAATTCCAATCCTAGATACTCTTAAAGAAAGAGAAATTAAGAATGCAACCTTCTTCCTTTCTGCTGCATGGGCCGAAAGACACCCCGATATTGTAGAGCGAATCATGAAAGATGGGCACGAAATCGGTAGTATGGGGTACAATTACACATCCTATACTTCTCTAGAGACAAATGAAATAAGGCGAGACCTTTTACGAGCACAAGATGTTTTTACGAAACTTGGTGTAAAACAAGTCAAGCTGTTACGTCCACCTAGTGGCGAATTTAACAAAGCAACCCTTAAAATCGCAGAATCACTTGGATACACCGTCGTGCATTGGAGTAATAATTCAAACGATTGGAAAAACCCAGGTGTAAATAACATCGTTTCCACTGTCTCTAATAATTTGAAGGGTGGAGATATCGTCTTATTACACGCATCCGATTCTGCCCTTCAAACAAATAGAGCTTTACCGCTGCTCCTGCAAAAAATAAAAAGTGATGGATATGAGCAAATATCCGTGTCACAACTTATTTCCAACACAAGTACGAAAAGTGAAGATGTGAAGTAG
- a CDS encoding CdaR family protein: MDKLMENHWFLKGISLLLACMLFMSATLTEKNTTSGILPFANDTKETLTNYAINLKYDEEKYIVSGIPAEGVKVKLEGPKASVATAKAKKQFDIPIDLRDSPKGTYEISLKTNGLPDDVKGTVQPSTIKVTLHEKARKYVHVDLKLSNEDQMPAGATLEKSSLKPDTVEVVGTKEEIESISSAKAYVDLKGVNKTVTKTPEVTLYNKEGKRLNVRTSPSKISVTLNVAMQTTANNTEKTVPVTYTKKGSLAEGLAVTNISVEPREVTIAGPKDILDNIQSLEGVEVDLSQLTESTTFDASVLLPKGVTSAKPNQVKVSVGVQKTKQTKTKTIDGIPIQKNGLSKDVTAQLLSPQDGKISVDISGEASIVDKITAAQITAVINLQNVSPGTKDISIQVSGPGNISIEPKQKSAKVTIVKKEKPDKEVQGNGQQPDSNTDQENQNEKPKNPEPDSEKEQEKNQNQNQNQNQDKETSQEPTVDNHNQKEQEKGANHNG, from the coding sequence ATGGATAAGTTAATGGAGAATCATTGGTTTTTAAAAGGGATCTCATTACTATTGGCGTGTATGCTTTTTATGTCAGCGACGTTAACTGAAAAAAATACGACATCAGGTATATTACCTTTTGCAAATGATACGAAAGAAACATTAACTAATTATGCTATTAATCTTAAGTATGATGAGGAGAAATATATTGTAAGTGGTATTCCAGCAGAGGGCGTTAAGGTGAAATTAGAAGGCCCAAAAGCATCAGTTGCTACAGCAAAAGCAAAAAAACAATTTGATATACCGATTGATTTGCGAGATAGTCCAAAAGGAACTTATGAGATTTCTTTAAAAACGAACGGGCTTCCAGATGATGTGAAAGGAACAGTTCAGCCATCAACAATTAAAGTTACTCTGCATGAAAAGGCGAGAAAATATGTTCATGTAGATCTGAAATTATCAAATGAGGATCAGATGCCAGCGGGGGCTACACTAGAAAAATCAAGCCTTAAACCGGATACTGTTGAGGTAGTTGGGACGAAAGAAGAAATTGAAAGTATTTCATCTGCCAAAGCGTATGTTGATTTAAAAGGTGTTAATAAAACTGTTACAAAAACGCCCGAAGTTACATTATACAATAAAGAAGGAAAACGTTTAAATGTAAGAACAAGTCCATCTAAGATTAGTGTAACGTTGAATGTGGCAATGCAAACTACAGCCAATAATACTGAAAAAACTGTTCCTGTAACGTATACGAAGAAGGGGAGTTTAGCAGAAGGATTGGCAGTTACAAATATCAGTGTTGAGCCGAGAGAAGTAACGATAGCAGGTCCAAAAGATATTTTGGATAATATACAATCGCTAGAGGGGGTCGAAGTAGATCTTAGTCAATTGACAGAGTCTACAACATTCGATGCCTCTGTTTTATTACCCAAGGGTGTAACAAGTGCAAAACCGAATCAAGTGAAGGTTTCGGTGGGAGTGCAAAAAACAAAACAAACGAAAACAAAAACGATTGATGGTATCCCAATCCAGAAAAATGGACTTTCTAAAGATGTTACTGCTCAGCTACTTTCGCCGCAAGATGGAAAGATAAGTGTTGATATTTCAGGAGAAGCAAGTATAGTAGATAAAATAACAGCTGCTCAAATAACAGCGGTAATTAATCTGCAAAATGTATCTCCAGGAACGAAAGATATTTCCATTCAAGTGAGTGGTCCTGGTAATATTTCAATAGAACCAAAACAAAAAAGTGCTAAAGTTACTATTGTGAAGAAAGAAAAACCAGATAAAGAAGTACAGGGTAACGGTCAACAACCGGATTCAAACACCGATCAAGAAAATCAAAATGAGAAACCAAAAAATCCTGAACCTGATTCAGAAAAAGAACAG
- the rocF gene encoding arginase yields the protein MKKEISVIGVPMDLGQMRRGVDMGPSAIRYAGVIERIEEIGYEVKDMGDICIEREKEIDENTKLRNLTQVATVCNELASKVDHIIEEGRFPLVLGGDHSIAIGTLAGVAKHYKNLGVIWYDAHGDLNTEETSPSGNIHGMSLAASLGYGHSSLVDLYGAYPKVKKENVVIIGARALDEGEKDFIRNEGIKVFSMHEIDRMGMTAVMEETIAYLSHTDGVHLSLDLDGLDPHDAPGVGTPVIGGLSYRESHLAMEMLAEADIITSAEFVEVNTILDERNRTATTAVALMGSLFGEKLK from the coding sequence ATGAAAAAAGAAATCTCAGTTATTGGAGTTCCAATGGATTTAGGACAGATGCGCCGTGGAGTTGATATGGGACCGAGCGCGATCCGTTATGCAGGGGTAATTGAAAGAATTGAAGAAATTGGATATGAAGTTAAAGATATGGGAGATATATGTATAGAGAGAGAAAAAGAGATAGATGAAAATACAAAATTAAGAAACCTTACACAAGTTGCAACTGTATGTAATGAATTAGCAAGTAAGGTGGATCATATTATAGAAGAAGGTCGTTTTCCACTTGTATTAGGTGGTGACCATAGTATTGCTATCGGTACATTAGCTGGTGTAGCAAAACATTATAAAAACTTAGGCGTTATTTGGTATGATGCACACGGTGATTTAAATACAGAGGAAACTTCACCATCTGGAAATATTCATGGTATGTCACTTGCAGCAAGTTTAGGTTATGGACATTCTTCACTTGTAGATTTATACGGAGCATATCCAAAGGTGAAAAAAGAGAATGTCGTAATTATCGGTGCGCGTGCATTGGATGAAGGAGAAAAAGATTTCATTCGCAATGAAGGTATTAAAGTGTTCTCAATGCATGAAATTGATCGTATGGGGATGACGGCTGTTATGGAAGAAACAATCGCATATTTATCTCATACTGATGGTGTACACTTATCATTAGATTTAGACGGTCTTGATCCTCATGATGCACCAGGTGTTGGAACGCCTGTAATTGGCGGTCTATCTTATCGTGAAAGTCATTTGGCGATGGAAATGTTAGCAGAAGCTGATATTATCACATCTGCTGAATTTGTTGAGGTAAATACGATTTTAGATGAGAGAAATAGAACGGCAACAACAGCAGTTGCTTTAATGGGTTCTTTATTCGGTGAAAAACTAAAATAA
- a CDS encoding glycerate kinase encodes MKVVIASDSYKESLKAIEVCGAIERGFRAIFPNAEYVKIPIGDGGEGTVESLVDATGGRIISISVTGPLREGIQAFYGISKDKKTAFIEMAAASGLQHVPVEKRNPLITTTKGTGELILHALDQGVEYIILGLGGSATNDGGTGMLAALGVRFINDKGEVIDPSGGTLHSIVAIDFSRMDPRLKGVKIEAACDVDNPLVGMQGASFIFGRQKGANVEMMKELDENLQHYANMLKRYVSFDVSEIPGAGAAGGMGAAVISVLKGDLRRGIEIVLDYTNFDKHIEDANLIITGEGRIDKQTAYGKAPVGVAGRAKRFSVPVIAIGGSVSPDYSAVYEKGIDAVFSITTRPMTLEEAYKVAEENIEMTTKNIATVWKIASEKHF; translated from the coding sequence GTGAAAGTTGTTATTGCATCTGATTCATATAAAGAAAGCCTAAAAGCTATAGAAGTATGTGGAGCTATTGAAAGAGGTTTTAGAGCAATTTTTCCTAATGCAGAGTATGTGAAAATACCAATTGGAGATGGAGGAGAAGGGACGGTTGAATCACTTGTTGATGCTACAGGGGGGAGAATTATATCAATTAGTGTGACAGGACCGCTTAGAGAAGGTATACAAGCTTTTTATGGCATTTCTAAAGATAAAAAGACAGCGTTTATTGAAATGGCAGCAGCATCAGGATTACAGCACGTTCCAGTTGAAAAGCGCAACCCACTTATTACAACGACAAAAGGAACAGGAGAACTTATATTACATGCGCTAGATCAAGGAGTGGAGTACATAATTTTAGGACTTGGAGGAAGTGCTACAAATGATGGTGGGACAGGTATGTTAGCAGCTTTAGGAGTAAGATTTATAAATGACAAGGGTGAAGTAATAGATCCATCTGGAGGCACATTACATTCGATTGTTGCTATTGATTTTTCACGAATGGACCCCCGCTTAAAGGGGGTAAAGATAGAAGCGGCATGTGATGTGGATAATCCATTAGTCGGAATGCAGGGAGCATCTTTCATATTTGGGAGACAAAAGGGTGCAAATGTAGAGATGATGAAAGAGCTAGATGAGAATTTACAACATTATGCGAATATGCTTAAACGATATGTATCTTTTGATGTATCTGAAATACCTGGTGCAGGGGCAGCGGGAGGAATGGGAGCGGCTGTTATTTCAGTGTTAAAGGGAGACTTGCGGAGGGGCATTGAAATTGTATTAGATTATACAAATTTCGATAAACATATAGAAGATGCAAATCTCATTATAACTGGTGAAGGTAGAATAGATAAACAAACTGCATATGGAAAGGCTCCTGTGGGTGTTGCGGGGCGTGCAAAACGTTTTTCTGTGCCTGTAATTGCTATTGGAGGGTCTGTATCACCTGATTATTCAGCTGTGTACGAGAAAGGAATAGATGCGGTATTTAGTATTACAACGAGACCGATGACACTAGAAGAAGCATATAAAGTAGCAGAAGAAAATATTGAAATGACAACAAAAAATATTGCAACAGTATGGAAAATAGCATCAGAAAAACACTTCTAA
- the kbaA gene encoding KinB signaling pathway activation protein KbaA: MNSRKWVRLFLTTLFLGGISTVIIGFVLEWDKYNKFFQNFDGKEILAVSFWLMGVGFIFSVISQMGFFAYLTIHRFGLGMFRSSSLWNAVQLFFIAFVLFDFVYLRSVLIANGEVSLGNNILVAGILFVFGAMVAYVKSKETNKKAFVPALFFMVVVTILEWVPALRINDTDWLYLMVIPLLLCNAYQLLVLHRLIGKTSKSA; this comes from the coding sequence GTGAATAGCCGCAAGTGGGTACGACTATTTTTAACGACGTTGTTTCTTGGTGGGATTAGCACAGTTATTATTGGTTTTGTTTTGGAGTGGGACAAGTACAATAAATTTTTTCAAAATTTCGACGGTAAGGAGATTTTAGCAGTATCTTTCTGGCTGATGGGTGTAGGATTTATTTTTAGTGTTATAAGTCAAATGGGATTCTTTGCATATTTAACAATCCACCGTTTTGGACTAGGGATGTTTCGCTCATCTTCTTTATGGAATGCAGTCCAGCTCTTCTTTATTGCATTCGTATTATTTGATTTTGTGTATTTAAGATCTGTACTTATTGCAAATGGGGAAGTCTCGTTAGGGAATAACATACTTGTTGCTGGAATATTATTTGTGTTTGGAGCAATGGTTGCTTATGTAAAAAGTAAAGAAACAAATAAAAAAGCATTTGTGCCAGCTCTGTTCTTTATGGTTGTTGTAACAATCCTTGAATGGGTACCGGCGCTTCGGATTAATGATACAGATTGGCTATATTTAATGGTTATACCGCTATTGTTATGTAATGCGTATCAATTACTTGTATTACATCGTTTAATCGGAAAAACAAGTAAATCAGCTTAA
- the cdaA gene encoding diadenylate cyclase CdaA: MPFEDTTILKYLSTALDIAIVWFIIYKLILIIRGTKAVQLLKGITVIIVVKMISIFLELRTLSWLTEQVLTWGFLAVIIIFQPELRRALEQLGRGSLFSRVGTHEDDEPEMVATAIAKATEYMGKRRIGALITLSKETGMGDYVETGIPLNANVSSELLINIFIPNTPLHDGAVIMQGSTIKAAACYLPLSESPFISKELGTRHRAAMGVSEVTDSITVVVSEETGQISLTKNGKLHRDLKTEQLKDMLLAEFSGNEKTTSSSLWNWRRKRHG; encoded by the coding sequence ATGCCTTTTGAAGATACGACCATTTTGAAATATCTTAGTACGGCATTAGATATTGCCATTGTATGGTTTATTATATATAAGCTAATTCTTATAATCCGAGGGACGAAAGCTGTTCAACTTTTAAAAGGGATTACAGTTATTATCGTCGTTAAGATGATCAGTATTTTCCTTGAATTGCGTACGCTATCTTGGCTAACTGAACAAGTATTAACGTGGGGATTTTTAGCCGTTATTATTATCTTTCAGCCAGAATTGCGAAGAGCACTTGAGCAGCTAGGGCGCGGAAGCTTATTTTCGCGTGTTGGAACGCATGAGGATGATGAACCTGAAATGGTTGCAACAGCGATAGCAAAAGCAACCGAATATATGGGGAAACGTAGAATTGGTGCATTAATTACTTTGTCAAAAGAGACCGGTATGGGTGATTATGTGGAAACGGGTATTCCGCTGAATGCAAACGTATCATCGGAATTACTTATTAATATTTTTATTCCAAATACACCTCTTCATGACGGAGCGGTAATTATGCAAGGAAGTACAATTAAAGCAGCAGCATGCTATCTTCCATTATCAGAAAGTCCGTTTATTTCTAAAGAATTAGGAACTAGACATCGTGCTGCAATGGGAGTTAGTGAAGTTACTGATAGTATTACAGTAGTTGTGTCTGAAGAAACTGGTCAAATTTCTTTAACGAAAAATGGTAAGTTGCATCGTGATTTGAAGACAGAACAGCTGAAGGATATGTTATTAGCTGAATTTAGTGGAAACGAAAAAACGACTTCTTCGTCTTTATGGAATTGGAGGAGAAAGCGTCATGGATAA